The genomic segment TCCAGTCAACTTCAAGTTATCCTCCTTGCACTTCCTGTAGCGGGTTTCCATCTTGTTCTTCAATTCCTCAATATTCTTACAGGTCTTTTCAAAGTGTTTGTTTCCCTCTTCCAGTTGACGACAGGACTTATAGGCATTCTCATTTGCCTGATTCAAATGTAACACCTTGGATTCCATGATCCGGTTATTATCCTCTAGAGTTTTGGCTTTGTCGTCCAGTTCCTGGTTTGACTTTTGTAACAAGAGGCACCTCATCTCAAGAGCTTCATTTGTCTGCCTCAACTCATTACAAGTCACCTCCACTTCCTGGGTGTGTTGGTTCAGTTTGGTGTATTTAGCCTTCAGATCAGCAGCTATTTCCTCCATCAGGTTACAACGGGCCTCCAGTCTATGATTGGCGGCTTCCAGCATTTTCACAGGAACTGCCTCTTGCAGGACAGACATGTTTCCTCGCAGCATCTCAAGCTGATCCCGTAATTTCATCATCTCACCTTCATAGTAGTCTCTCATGTCTGCTAGTTGTCGAGAGTGCTTCTCACGAAGGTTGGGTTGTGCTCTGGAGATTTTGAGGAAATAAATCAGTTAGATTTTACTTTTAGGTGATTTTATAATGTAATGTCAACCAGACCCATTCAGTTTTATGGCAATTTTTTGCTTCTCGGCAGAGAAAAAAGATGATAGATGGAGTAAAAAGCAACCTAcaaataaaattgaaaaatataatacagtAAACCCACTTTAAGGATAACCGTTTTATAGGGgacagaggaaaaaaaatggcataaaattttccaattctcaatatataagcttaaGATTctgcatacaaggagttcctctgaccaaaagcttaattccaaattttacaGAAATTAAGaggatatgaaatttagatactagcgagcaaagttggcttaatttctgatcagagccaaacttctccctaaaaacaaggaggattcatactttgaacatttgaaaattgcacttcaagccttaAATCtggaagacgaatccattagaaaaaaatacttttgatatgttggtttacataacataaggaacctcaatacaaaaattcaagcttaccaaaGTTAACCAGAATTTATtatgggaaaacttgccattttttgctctgtcttcATAGGGTgtctctttattttcttccttttttgtaTAAAACACAAAGTTTGGCGTAGAATAGCTGCAGATGCAAATAGTGGGGTCTTTTTGCCCATTTTGGcctaaaaagttttttttaaggttttctGTATTCTTTTCAGTTAAATATAAGTAGATTTATCCTATAGGCTTGAATTTGCATTTAGTGGCTTTGGCACTTAAATAGaatcttttttatctttctaCAGCCATGGGTGCCAatgaaaaatgaatgcaatagTTAGTTTTGACCATAATGACCCCaatatttgtattttacaCCATCTATGacgtggggggtggggtgggggagacCGCCCCCCTATACCCGCCATTGTATACACCTGTAAATATGGCATCTTTTCTAAACAAGGCAAAAATGCATCTGGGAATAAAAAACACATTCAGTCAGAATATAAAATCACTTCCTACCCCATCATTGTAatttgctgatgatgattCCACAACACATCGTTAGTACCCTCTCCCATCACACAGCTATCAGGGGTGTTTGTCTGCTGCATAACAGGTGGCCTGAGTGATAGTGTCTCCTTTGGTTGCTGGCTTTGGGTTGTCATCACCTGACTCTGAAGCAGTTTCAATATCTCATCGAGTGTTTCATGGCTTGGTTGCTGCTGCAATCTTTCACTCAGTTGCAACACATCAGGAGGTTCCCTACCCTTAGTGGTGATAGTTTGAGGAGCAGATGAGTTCCCTTTCTCTTGGTCTTCTTCAGAATTTGGAGATAGTGAACTCACAGATCCATCCTGGGTGCTTTGTAAGGAGTCACAGTCTTTTGTTGTGTTGTCATACTGTTTCTCACTCTTTGTTGCTGTTTCCGTATGTGGTGAGCTACACATGCTACAGACAAAAGCTGAAGGTGGCTGCATTGGATGTTTTTCTTGTAAAGTACTGGAGCCTTCAAAACTTTTcgatatattttttatcacaCTTGGGTCATTGTTATGAggacttttttgtgtttgaacAAAGTTTTCAATCACAGATTTTACCTCGTCCTCTTTGTCTTCTTTTTCCTTGGCGCCCGAGTTATTATTTCCGCCTTGAGCTAAATTGTTTTGCTTCTGAAGTGATTCTTTATCCTTTGTCGTTTCGTTAACCACCTGACCGTCACCTTCAGCAGTACTAGCAGTTTTTGTAAGATAATTCGGTACAACAACAGTTGACTGTAAAATACGGCGAATCAACTCTTGGCTTTGAAGTTGTCGGAGTTGTTGACGTAGACGTAGATCCTTCTGTGACGCCAAAGTTGCGCGCGCGCtcgtttcttttttctccCCAGCGTTGCCTTTGTGAGTTTCCCCCTCTACGACATAAATATTTGAGCTTTCTTCTGAGTCATTTTGATCCTGGGCGGACATCTCATTCGATGTTTTCTCGTTTCCATTTGATGTTAGAACCACTGGCGTTTCGTTTGACTCGTATCCATCCCCGTCCTGTCTGGCTTTGCtgtctttgttttcttcatcCTTCGAGGATAGACATGCAGCCTCAGCCATATTAGATAAATAGCAATCAATCTTTATGACCCAAGCATGACCAAAAGCGGTCTTCTCTTCTTCTCAGTAAACCAGACAAAGATCTACGTAAAGTTATACTCTCGAGAAGAACATTTTATACAAAGAAACAATCGGATTACCACTTGTTTATATAGCATCTTACAAAGATGGATATTTAGGAAAAACCGTTGAAAGCGCTTGCCTTATTGCGCGTTTGTTTACATTGGTTTTAACTTCTTCAAAactgccgccattttggatttgtTTGCTTTGCAATAAGCGCATGCTTCCTTCGATTAACTGCTGTTGCAATAAGCGCATGCTTCCTTCGATTAACTGCTGACACGGCAGGCTTGTGCAGGCTAGGGCACAGGCTTACCACTTCTTTGGAAAGAATCGGAAATCGGTTATAGTCGATCGTTTCTTACAGAGAACAGATGATACGAACCGATGATACAGAGCTCTTGATAATAATGTCCCAGCTTGCATTTTTGATTTTGCACAATTCcaagagaaaaacaaagtTCCTTTAAAGAGAGGTGCCTCTATAGCTTTGATGACAAGGGAAGGGACATACAAACGAATATTTATTATGATTAATTTTCTATTCTCACTGGACTCGAAGCAGGATATGTAAGTAAAAAACTCATTAGCAATTCAGTCTCATATGAGCTCGCAAGCCACGAGGTCATCGCCCTCCTTTGCCGTCCGTCCAGCTCTACAAATTCGCTCTATATGCATTCACAAGATAAGTTTCATTCACTTTGCGATGAAGATATGGTTTTCCTTTCTTCTCTCTGTCTTGCTTCTACCCCCATTCCTCGTTCGCTGTTCGCTTTTCCCTTGGAGCTACATTAGTCATCCAAGCGGCCCTTCATTAGCTGAATGTGGTTTGTATGTAGAATTATTAAATTCTAATTAAGTTTAAACTCATCGTCAGATAAGTTGGGGCTTGGTATCGGAGCGCGTACTTGTCGCCCGACCAAGCGCTACCCAGGGAACCATGGCAACCGGGCCACAGCTCCCCGCCACAAGGGATACCCGTCACACTGATTTCTCAGTGGAATATACTTAACATTAGCTTTGGGAGGGTGGGTGGGGACTAAAAAGCGTGGATCATATAGGTTAGCCTCACTCGAAACGCTGCCAGTGCAAGAAAGGCGCGGGGTGGTCGTTCTCCTGACCAGGGGACGGCATTCGGCCCCAGGGCGCGCGACCGTGACTCGGTTTAACTTCGTCTAAATTTCATTCAGACACATTTAAACTCATCGTCAGATAAGTTGGGGTTAGGTATTGGAGCGCGTACTGGTCGCCCGACCAAGCGCTACCCAGGGAACCATGGCAACCGGGCCACAGCTGCCCGCCAACCAGGTGCTTGAAACAGTTGAAAAGGAGGGACTGTGGCTCGGCTACCATGGGACCTCCTGATCTCTACAAAACCAAGTACCAACCACAGAATGAACAGGAAGTACCTTTTATTAAACCAAACTAGCAGAAGCGGCTGCTAACGCCTCTACGGGGGTACGGATGTAGCCCTTATACGCGTCACTAGACCAACGGCCAAGAGATTGGATCAGATGATCTGAGAGCCCATTCCTAGCCGCCACGGTGGCGGCACCAATACGGAATCTGTGGCTGGAGTAATCACCGGCGAAACCTGCTGCTCGCATAATCTGTCGCAACCAAGACGTCAGGATAGACCGAGACAAGGGCTGACCCGACTGCAACAAAAAAAGAGGGCCCGGTGTACCTCCTCTCAAGTGCAAGTAAGCTAGGATGGCCTCAACCGCACACAGGGGAGGTCTGGCTTTACCAATATAGATGAAGGTTCCTTTGCGAAAGGGGTCAGTCTTAGAGGCCTTGATGTTGACACGTATGTACATGGGAGCCGACATGGAATCTAAGGTAATGTCCTGAGGCTGCAGGTGTCGCTGTGACGAGAAGCTGTTCAACGAGTCTACCGTAAACTCAGATGCTCTCAGAAAGCCAAAGTAGGCGAGGCAGCAGGCAGCCCAAAACATTAGGTGGTCTGGAAGCCTGAAGTCCAGGTGGCGGTGGATAGTATACATTACCTTATCGGTAATCGGTAACCGGGACGAGGGATTCACACCGCGAACCCTTTTGATGCCCCTCAATACTCTCTCGAGTCGTAAACAGCCCGCAAGAGGGTCCTGGAACCCCTGTTCAATGTGCATAGCACGAACTCCAGAAAAGTAAACTTTGATTGACGACAGCTGAACAAAATCCGCAAGAAAGGACGCAACCAAGCAAAGCGTCCACTCATCCGCCGGGCATGGAGACCCGGTCAAGGGGTTGAGCTTTCCCAATTGCGCGCAAAAGTTGACAAACTTCCGCTGACCTGTAGCATACGACTTACGAGTGGACGGGGCAAGTCCCTCGGAGATGAACCGCCAGCACCTTGTTTCTAAGGGTGAGAGATATCTGCCAGAAGCCACGCCGAGATGGGAGTAGGAGAAGGACGAGCCCAAGGCGCCAAGAGCAGAAATTCCTGCCAATTGAAACGGGACAGAGCGTCAGCTAGGGAATTTTCAATCCCTGGAACATGGGCTGCAGCGAAAGAAAAAACACATCTCGCAGCCCACATGAGTAGCCTACGCAGCAATTTCATGATGCACGGAACCTTCGAGGTCGTAGAGTTAACGATGTGAACCACGGCTTCATTGTCAGACCTGAAAAGGACATGTCCCCTACCCCATCCGTGTCCCCATACATGCGCTGCGATAATAATAGGGAAGAGCTCCTTGTAAGCTATTGACTGCGAGGTCTGAGAGGCGAACCAGAGCCCATTAAACCACTCCGACCCAAAATAAGCTCCATAGCCAAAGGCGCCTGCTGCGTCAGAGGTGACGATAACCGTAGGAGTCGCTTCTAAACCAGAATAAAGCCAGAAGCTGACACCGTTCCAAGATTCCAAGAACTGTTGCCACCACGCCAAGTCGCGACGAGTTTCATTGTTAATGCGAATTGGGTGTCTGTCATGTCTGAAGCATCGGTGTTGATCGATCAAGCGCCGGATGAACGCCCGGCCAGGCCACAATACTTTAGCAGCGTGATGAAGGTGGCCGATTAAAGATTCTAAATCGTGCCTGGTGCACCAATCTAGGCAAGACCACTTATTGATGAGTGCGCGTAGATTCGCCAACTTGTCTGCTGGTAACCGGGCTACGCGGTTGACTGAATCTAGTTCTATACTAGAGGGGCCATCACACTTGCCCGGATGCAAAGGAAGGCCAAGATTGGTGCAGACCTGTAGCGCCACTGACAGATCTCGCGCACACCTCGGAGAGTCGGGTGAGCCCGCCAAAATAAAATCGTCAAGGTAGTGCATAATGTCCGACACTTGGTGATTGTTTACCAGAATCCACTCCACCATAGAGGCCACTGTATTGAAGATGTATGGGGCGGAGCGGAGGCCGAACGGCAATGCAAGATAAACATAATAATGTGCGCGCCATCTCATACCCAAAAGATAACGATCAGAGGGGTGGACTGGGACGTTCCGGTATGCCGACATGACGTCGAATTTTGCGATTAAAGCCCCCGGGCCGAATTTTGTTTACCATGCGAATGATATCGTCGACTCGTAAATAGTTCAAGGCAAACTGTTCAGGATCAattccgtcattcaaactagTGCCCTCAGGCGATGATAGGTCGACAATCAAACGCCATTTCCCGGGCTGCCCGCTCTTAGGGATCACCCCAAATTTGCTGATGTGTAGGTTTGGGAATGGAGGGTATGCAAACGGCCCAGCCACTCTACCTAGCGATACCTCATTCGCCAGATAATCGTCGACCACCGAAGGGTGCTCCTGTGCAGATTGCTTATTCTTTTTGCTCGACTGGAGTGCTGAAGACCCGTCAAGTCCTACTCTAAGCCCATGGCGTATACCATCCAGTACATATGCCACCAGGTGTTGATCGGGGTGTTTAATCAACTGTGCAGCGAACCTGTCGGGCTTTAGAGGCGTCACCGATGGGACTGATGCGAGCAATGCTGCAACAAAAAGTCACTCATCAACTCCCAAAGCCACTAGAGCAGGCAGGATGAAAAcaaaggaggggagggggcaagCTGGCCCCTGCCGCGAGCTCAGAGGATCCTTGAAGATAGAAGTACCCTAGGAGTTGGTAAACCTGGGTGAAGTGTGGACTCCCGTGAGCGGTGTCGAATCGCTCGATGAATGGTGGTGAACCTTAGCACCACGCGGGCGTAGATCAAACCCCCCTCAGAGCAGATCTGGTCGTACCAACCTGCATGTGCCATGCTGTAAACACTCTTCTTGAACACCCTGTTCGAATAAGCGACCTGTGATAAACGCAAACCTTGCTCTCGCGCATGCAAAGTAACGACGCGAAGCATCCTGGGAAAAGGATGACGAACTATCTCACGTGCGCAGCAACACCCTACGCGAAACAACCCGCAAGAGCGACCTTTCATCGCGTATGCACCGAAACAACCCGGCGCGAAGCATCCTGGGAGAAGGAGGAACCTTACCATCCCGCATGCGCAGTAACAATCCTGCGAGTAGTATTCTGGGCAAAGAATGACAAGAAGCAAGTACCGTGCGCGGTAAAAACCCTGCGCGAAGAATCCTGTGGGAGGGCCAGACCAGATCAAGTCGCGTGCGCAGTGACAACCCTGCGCGAAGCATCCTGGGAGTTGGGCGAATCTAATGCGCAGTAATAACCCTCCCTGCGCGTAGCCTCCCGGGCGAAGACTGAACTGAAGCAAGTACCCTGCGCAGTAACAACCCTGCGCGTAGCATCCAAGAAAAAGACCGGACCGGACCGGACCAAGTCGCATGCGCAGTAACAACCCTGCGCGAAGCATCCTGGGAGAAGGGCGAACCTAACCATCCCGAATGCGCAGTAATAACCCTGCGCGAAGCATCCTGGGAGAAGGGCGACCTTACCTTCCCACACGCGCAGCAACAACCCAGCGAGTAGTATCCTGGGCGAAGACTGAACCGAAGCAAGTACCGTGCGCAGTAACAACCCTGCGCGAAGCATCCAAGAAGAAGACCGGACCGGACCAAGTCGCATGGCGACAGTCGAAGGGCGAACCTTACCATCCCGTATGCGAAGTAATAACCCCGCGCGACGCCTCCTGGGCGAAAACTTGACCGGAC from the Nematostella vectensis chromosome 4, jaNemVect1.1, whole genome shotgun sequence genome contains:
- the LOC116619140 gene encoding M-phase phosphoprotein 9-like produces the protein MAEAACLSSKDEENKDSKARQDGDGYESNETPVVLTSNGNEKTSNEMSAQDQNDSEESSNIYVVEGETHKGNAGEKKETSARATLASQKDLRLRQQLRQLQSQELIRRILQSTVVVPNYLTKTASTAEGDGQVVNETTKDKESLQKQNNLAQGGNNNSGAKEKEDKEDEVKSVIENFVQTQKSPHNNDPSVIKNISKSFEGSSTLQEKHPMQPPSAFVCSMCSSPHTETATKSEKQYDNTTKDCDSLQSTQDGSVSSLSPNSEEDQEKGNSSAPQTITTKGREPPDVLQLSERLQQQPSHETLDEILKLLQSQVMTTQSQQPKETLSLRPPVMQQTNTPDSCVMGEGTNDVLWNHHQQITMMGAQPNLREKHSRQLADMRDYYEGEMMKLRDQLEMLRGNMSVLQEAVPVKMLEAANHRLEARCNLMEEIAADLKAKYTKLNQHTQEVEVTCNELRQTNEALEMRCLLLQKSNQELDDKAKTLEDNNRIMESKVLHLNQANENAYKSCRQLEEGNKHFEKTCKNIEELKNKMETRYRKCKEDNLKLTGDVKDLQESLLSVNKNQQELEDSISTLEREKRDWMMKLDASQKMSEATQKRYAEQKADLEKKQTTLNKMEEQMGKLSTSLDATSKAKSELEKNAERDKELLKRLLVEYDALAKEHNQTKANVDSWAEKVNSSQDEVDSLRGTITKLIRRNTTLEDSLREALAQQLGSSGKSEYTPPSARKTWGTPVALRAEHSDPGQRSLLLDYDIPSRGPRTSSPAKSEHTSHSGHSDVSHISNSSVMTQKVPQGPSGKVTTSPNGIKFEIPWETSKSSPSKSPVKRNLAKAYSPDKSSSKTPGNLVLKKSDLVTRFDVVFEDTNSGQEVTRSHTGRTSRASGESPTSIYVSSPGTNMSESTPTAGQRLVSGAAEAALNALRTGRVTSQAEWETGENSKKNRERSRERKSSGKSSETSSEKRDEVVHRLERKFSSLTEERKRLESTLSRIPGHRITKRSKDDKEFLEKRLDEVVRDIGSVRMQLRRHHAL
- the LOC116619123 gene encoding uncharacterized protein LOC116619123, with amino-acid sequence MVEWILVNNHQVSDIMHYLDDFILAGSPDSPRCARDLSVALQVCTNLGLPLHPGKCDGPSSIELDSVNRVARLPADKLANLRALINKWSCLDWCTRHDLESLIGHLHHAAKVLWPGRAFIRRLIDQHRCFRHDRHPIRINNETRRDLAWWQQFLESWNGVSFWLYSGLEATPTVIVTSDAAGAFGYGAYFGSEWFNGLWFASQTSQSIAYKELFPIIIAAHVWGHGWGISALGALGSSFSYSHLGVASGRYLSPLETRCWRFISEGLAPSTRKSYATGQRKFVNFCAQLGKLNPLTGSPCPADEWTLCLVASFLADFVQLSSIKVYFSGVRAMHIEQGFQDPLAGCLRLERVLRGIKRVRGVNPSSRLPITDKVMYTIHRHLDFRLPDHLMFWAACCLAYFGFLRASEFTVDSLNSFSSQRHLQPQDITLDSMSAPMYIRVNIKASKTDPFRKGTFIYIGKARPPLCAVEAILAYLHLRGGTPGPLFLLQSGQPLSRSILTSWLRQIMRAAGFAGDYSSHRFRIGAATVAARNGLSDHLIQSLGRWSSDAYKGYIRTPVEALAAASASLV